In Brockia lithotrophica, one DNA window encodes the following:
- a CDS encoding Phosphoribosylaminoimidazole-succinocarboxamide synthase translates to MDTQPPLHTGNSEPSGSALSGTLLYAGKSKKVYATDDPERVRVVFTDAVTAGDGAKRREFPGKGELAARTSALLFRALASKGIRTHFLRELAPAEHLVRRVRIIPLEVVVRFLATGSLSRRLGIPEGRALPFPLVELYYKSDALGDPLLTDDHVALLGLASPEVVAYLKDEGRRAAEALREIFAAVELILVDVKFEYGETSEGEIVLADELSPDSIRIWTKDGERLDKDRFRRDMGDLLEGYAFVYRRLAERFPEFASP, encoded by the coding sequence ATGGACACCCAGCCCCCCCTTCACACCGGAAACTCAGAGCCTAGCGGGTCCGCCCTTTCCGGAACCCTCCTCTACGCAGGAAAGAGCAAGAAGGTCTACGCCACGGACGATCCCGAACGCGTGCGCGTCGTCTTCACCGACGCCGTGACGGCGGGGGACGGCGCGAAGCGCCGGGAATTTCCGGGGAAGGGAGAGCTCGCCGCCCGGACGAGCGCGCTTCTCTTCCGCGCCCTGGCTTCCAAGGGGATCCGGACGCACTTCCTGCGCGAACTCGCGCCGGCGGAGCACCTCGTGCGCCGCGTCCGCATCATCCCTCTGGAGGTCGTCGTACGCTTCCTCGCCACGGGGTCTCTGAGCCGCCGCTTGGGAATACCGGAGGGGCGGGCCCTGCCTTTCCCGCTCGTGGAGCTGTACTACAAGTCGGATGCGCTCGGCGATCCCCTGCTTACGGATGATCACGTCGCCCTCCTCGGTCTCGCGTCGCCGGAAGTCGTCGCGTACCTCAAGGACGAAGGGAGGCGCGCCGCGGAGGCGCTCCGAGAAATCTTTGCCGCCGTCGAGCTCATCCTCGTGGACGTGAAGTTCGAGTACGGGGAAACTTCCGAAGGAGAGATCGTCCTCGCCGACGAACTCTCCCCCGATTCCATACGCATTTGGACGAAGGACGGGGAGCGGCTGGACAAAGACCGCTTCCGCCGGGACATGGGCGACCTCCTCGAAGGGTACGCCTTTGTCTACCGGCGCCTGGCCGAACGGTTTCCCGAATTCGCCTCACCTTAG
- a CDS encoding Adenylosuccinate lyase, with amino-acid sequence MIARYTRPEMARLWSEENRFHAWWQVELAVLEALAEAGVVPAEDLAALKQGVRIDPARIAEIEARTRHDTIAFVEHVAEQVGPAGRWVHYGLTSADVVDTAWALLLREASDLLLAELSRLLHLLRDMSLAYRGVPVLGRTHGKAAEPTTFGLKLLGFYDELRRGEERLRAAARRAARGKIAGPVGTFSHLPPEIEEAALHRLGLEPAPAATQVLPRDTFAEYLAALALLGTTLEHLAVEMRHLARSEVEEVEEGFAPGQKGSSAMPHKRNPVGFENVSGLARLLRGYMLAAFENVPLWHERDISHSSVERVIFPDATTVLHYMLWRTRELLAHLRVDPARMRDNLRRTGGLFASSLLLDLLVAQGFRREDAYARLQELAFRALEGPPSFLRRILEDPELRSAVERAFPTVASGSEADAEERFFDALVGHFLRHEAERYRRVLGPKFADGDA; translated from the coding sequence GTGATCGCGCGCTACACGCGGCCGGAGATGGCGCGCCTCTGGTCCGAAGAAAACCGATTTCACGCGTGGTGGCAGGTGGAGCTTGCCGTGCTCGAAGCGCTCGCCGAGGCGGGCGTCGTCCCGGCCGAAGACCTCGCCGCCCTCAAGCAGGGAGTGCGCATCGACCCTGCGCGCATAGCGGAGATCGAGGCGCGCACGCGCCACGACACGATCGCCTTTGTCGAACACGTCGCCGAGCAAGTCGGTCCCGCCGGGCGGTGGGTACACTACGGGCTTACGAGTGCCGACGTCGTGGACACGGCGTGGGCGCTTCTCCTCCGGGAGGCTTCCGACCTCCTCCTCGCCGAGCTCTCCCGTCTTTTGCACCTCCTGCGGGACATGTCCCTCGCCTACCGCGGCGTTCCCGTCCTCGGCCGTACCCACGGGAAGGCGGCGGAGCCGACGACCTTTGGTCTCAAGCTCCTCGGCTTTTACGACGAACTCCGCCGCGGCGAAGAGCGCCTGCGGGCAGCGGCACGGCGTGCGGCGCGGGGTAAGATCGCCGGGCCCGTGGGCACGTTCTCCCACCTTCCCCCGGAAATCGAAGAGGCGGCCTTGCACCGCCTCGGCCTTGAGCCGGCACCCGCGGCGACACAGGTTCTCCCGCGCGATACCTTTGCCGAGTACCTCGCCGCCCTCGCGCTTCTGGGCACCACCCTCGAACACCTCGCCGTGGAGATGCGCCACCTCGCGCGAAGCGAAGTGGAAGAGGTCGAGGAAGGGTTTGCCCCCGGCCAGAAAGGTTCCTCGGCGATGCCGCACAAGCGGAACCCCGTGGGCTTTGAAAACGTCTCGGGCCTAGCGCGTCTCCTCCGGGGTTACATGCTCGCCGCGTTCGAAAACGTCCCCCTTTGGCACGAACGGGACATCTCCCACTCCTCCGTGGAACGCGTGATCTTCCCCGACGCGACGACGGTTCTCCACTACATGCTCTGGCGCACGCGCGAGCTTCTCGCGCACCTCAGGGTCGACCCCGCGCGCATGCGGGACAACCTGCGGCGGACGGGCGGGCTCTTCGCCTCATCCCTCCTCCTCGACCTCCTCGTCGCCCAAGGGTTTCGGCGCGAGGATGCGTACGCGCGACTTCAGGAACTCGCCTTTCGCGCCCTCGAGGGTCCGCCCTCTTTTCTGCGGCGCATCCTCGAGGACCCCGAGCTTCGCTCGGCGGTGGAGCGCGCCTTTCCCACGGTCGCCTCGGGAAGCGAGGCGGATGCGGAAGAGCGCTTTTTCGACGCCCTCGTGGGGCACTTCCTCCGCCACGAAGCGGAGCGGTACCGCCGCGTTTTGGGTCCAAAGTTTGCGGATGGGGATGCGTAG
- a CDS encoding Phosphoribosylaminoimidazole carboxylase catalytic subunit, translating to MARVLVILGSASDRERVRPLLDVLARFGEPSDIRIASAHRNLEDVLAIVREAEQSGVRVVIAAAGLAAHLPGVVAGQTVLPVIGLPLAVGPLHGVDALLSIAQMPPGVPVATVGVNAGENAAYLALHILALEDPELAARLRSHRAARRDEIRALDRNLRREVEAEPPGEG from the coding sequence TTGGCGCGTGTTCTGGTAATCTTGGGCAGCGCTTCGGACCGCGAGCGCGTTCGGCCGCTTCTCGACGTCCTGGCCCGCTTCGGCGAACCGAGCGACATCCGGATCGCCTCCGCTCACCGAAATCTCGAAGACGTCCTCGCGATCGTCCGCGAGGCCGAGCAGAGCGGGGTGCGTGTAGTCATCGCCGCCGCGGGACTTGCGGCGCACCTCCCGGGGGTGGTTGCGGGCCAAACCGTCCTTCCCGTGATCGGTCTCCCCCTCGCCGTGGGTCCTCTCCACGGCGTAGACGCGCTCTTGTCCATCGCCCAGATGCCCCCGGGCGTTCCCGTGGCCACCGTGGGGGTAAACGCCGGAGAAAATGCCGCCTACCTCGCCCTGCACATCCTCGCCCTAGAAGACCCCGAACTCGCCGCACGGCTTCGCTCGCACCGTGCGGCGCGGCGCGACGAAATCCGCGCCCTCGACCGCAACCTGCGGCGCGAGGTGGAGGCGGAACCGCCGGGCGAAGGCTAG
- a CDS encoding Xanthine/uracil/thiamine/ascorbate permease family protein, with protein MSSVLERFFSLRERGTTVSREVLAGLTTFLSMAYVLFVVPQVLGEAGMPRESVFVATALAAAVGTLIMGLYANFPVAQAPGMGLLAFFAYTVVGTMHIPWPVALGAVFVSGSLFLLLTLTGLREAIIAAIPEGMKFATTAGIGLFIAFIGLRNGGLVTVASGANVPVLGELHRPEALLTLFGLAATLLLYAREVRGAVFWGMVLTAAVGILTGVIPAPRGIGDVVGAVPSLAPTFLKLDFSGLWTHTASFLAVVLTIFFVDFFDATGTLVAVGEEAGLLEHGKLKGGGRALIADASAILAGALLGTSSTTSYIESAAGVAAGGRTGLTAVVVAVLFLLSLFFAPLLGVITPSVTAPALIVVGVLMTRGVRKIRWDEWDEAVPAFFTLILMPLTTSIMNGIAAGVILYPVLKLVRGKARDVHPLLWALGVAFLLYFAFLVP; from the coding sequence TTGTCTTCTGTCCTGGAGCGCTTCTTTTCCTTGCGCGAGCGCGGGACGACGGTTTCCCGCGAAGTGCTCGCCGGACTCACGACCTTTCTCTCCATGGCCTATGTCCTCTTCGTCGTCCCCCAGGTGCTCGGCGAGGCGGGAATGCCGCGGGAAAGCGTCTTCGTCGCCACGGCCCTCGCCGCCGCCGTCGGTACGCTCATCATGGGTCTGTACGCGAATTTTCCCGTGGCTCAGGCGCCGGGGATGGGCCTTCTCGCCTTTTTCGCCTACACGGTCGTAGGGACGATGCACATCCCCTGGCCCGTCGCCCTAGGGGCGGTGTTTGTCTCCGGGTCACTTTTCCTCCTCCTCACGCTCACCGGACTTCGGGAGGCGATCATCGCCGCCATCCCGGAAGGGATGAAGTTCGCGACGACGGCGGGGATCGGCCTCTTCATCGCCTTCATCGGCCTTCGGAATGGAGGCTTGGTTACCGTAGCCTCGGGAGCCAACGTTCCCGTCCTCGGCGAACTCCACCGCCCGGAGGCGCTCCTCACGCTCTTCGGTCTTGCGGCGACACTCCTCCTTTACGCCCGAGAGGTGCGGGGGGCCGTCTTTTGGGGCATGGTCCTCACGGCGGCGGTGGGGATTCTCACGGGGGTGATCCCGGCCCCGCGGGGGATCGGCGACGTGGTCGGTGCCGTACCCTCCCTCGCCCCGACTTTCCTCAAGCTCGACTTTTCCGGGCTTTGGACGCACACGGCTTCCTTCCTCGCCGTCGTCCTCACGATCTTCTTCGTGGACTTCTTCGACGCAACGGGAACGCTCGTCGCCGTCGGGGAGGAAGCCGGCCTTTTGGAACACGGGAAGCTCAAGGGGGGCGGCCGCGCTCTCATCGCCGACGCTTCGGCGATCCTCGCCGGGGCGCTTTTGGGGACGTCCTCGACGACTTCCTACATCGAGTCGGCTGCCGGCGTCGCCGCCGGGGGACGCACGGGACTCACGGCCGTCGTCGTCGCCGTCCTCTTCCTTCTGAGCCTCTTTTTTGCCCCCCTCCTCGGCGTGATCACCCCTTCCGTGACCGCGCCGGCGCTCATCGTCGTCGGTGTGCTCATGACCAGGGGCGTGCGCAAGATCCGGTGGGACGAGTGGGACGAGGCGGTGCCGGCGTTCTTCACGCTGATCCTCATGCCACTGACGACGAGCATCATGAACGGCATAGCCGCCGGCGTGATCCTCTATCCCGTCCTCAAGCTCGTCCGGGGCAAGGCTCGGGATGTGCATCCCCTCCTCTGGGCCCTCGGGGTAGCGTTTCTCCTGTACTTTGCCTTTCTCGTACCGTAA
- a CDS encoding GMP synthase [glutamine-hydrolyzing] produces the protein MSLIACRFRPWVAVFSADERLLRRLRRSGIYAELPLPGERDDLPAALVLPRTAEGFWSPEERELFSRYRAAGVPTLWEEGAVSPDGEALSPGPRENAFVSFSDDEGFARLHAALRELVGGDSAYTPFGFAERCVGELTARLEKGRAVVALSGGLDSAVAAVLVARALGDLLVPLFVDHGLLRAGEAEEVPASLAKILGLPVRRVDARDTFLAALRGLADPEAKRRAVGETFIRVFEQEVAGIADVAYLVQGTVYSDLIESVGRGGVKAHHNVGGLPERVSFTLVEPLRLLLKDEVREIARHLGFPASLVERQPFPGPGLAVRVVGEVTAERLELLREADRIVREEIGASGVAPTLWQYFAVLPGVRTVGAKDGRRREGEVVAIRAVVSEEAMSARAAELPYELLRRLAHRLTAELPAVARVVYDVTDKPPGTIEWE, from the coding sequence ATGTCCCTCATCGCCTGCCGCTTCCGCCCGTGGGTAGCCGTCTTTTCCGCCGACGAACGCCTACTTCGCCGTCTGCGCCGGTCGGGGATCTACGCGGAGCTTCCGCTTCCGGGGGAGCGCGACGACCTACCCGCCGCGCTCGTACTTCCTCGCACCGCGGAAGGCTTTTGGTCACCGGAAGAACGCGAGCTTTTCTCCCGCTACCGCGCCGCGGGGGTCCCCACGTTGTGGGAAGAAGGGGCGGTTTCTCCGGACGGGGAGGCGCTTTCCCCTGGCCCGCGGGAGAACGCCTTTGTCTCGTTTTCCGACGACGAAGGGTTCGCCCGCCTTCACGCCGCCCTGCGCGAACTCGTCGGCGGCGACTCGGCCTACACGCCATTCGGGTTTGCAGAACGCTGCGTCGGGGAGCTCACCGCACGCCTCGAGAAAGGTCGGGCCGTCGTCGCCCTTTCCGGGGGACTCGATTCGGCGGTGGCCGCTGTCCTCGTTGCCCGGGCCCTTGGGGATCTCCTCGTACCCTTGTTTGTCGACCACGGCCTCTTGCGCGCGGGCGAAGCGGAGGAAGTTCCCGCATCGTTGGCGAAAATCCTCGGCCTTCCCGTGCGCCGCGTGGACGCGCGGGATACCTTCCTCGCGGCGCTCCGCGGCCTCGCCGATCCCGAGGCCAAACGCCGCGCCGTAGGGGAGACGTTCATCCGCGTCTTCGAGCAAGAAGTCGCCGGCATCGCGGACGTCGCGTACCTCGTGCAGGGTACGGTCTATTCCGACCTCATCGAGAGCGTAGGGCGCGGCGGGGTCAAGGCGCACCACAACGTGGGAGGGCTACCCGAACGCGTGTCGTTTACGCTCGTCGAACCTCTGCGCCTGCTTCTCAAGGACGAGGTTCGGGAGATCGCCCGCCACCTGGGTTTTCCCGCTTCCCTCGTGGAGCGCCAGCCCTTTCCCGGCCCCGGCCTCGCCGTGCGCGTCGTCGGCGAAGTCACCGCGGAGCGGCTGGAGCTCCTCCGGGAGGCAGATCGCATCGTGCGCGAGGAGATCGGCGCATCGGGCGTGGCCCCCACCCTTTGGCAGTACTTCGCCGTGCTTCCTGGCGTCCGCACCGTGGGGGCGAAGGACGGACGGCGGCGGGAAGGGGAGGTCGTCGCCATCCGTGCCGTCGTTTCCGAGGAGGCGATGTCCGCCCGCGCGGCCGAACTTCCCTACGAGCTCCTGCGCAGACTCGCTCACCGGCTCACGGCCGAACTCCCCGCCGTCGCCCGCGTCGTTTACGACGTCACGGACAAACCTCCGGGGACGATCGAGTGGGAGTGA
- a CDS encoding ransglutaminase-like enzyme, putative cysteine protease — translation MTSPTPFRRSSLLCAPEAWAFSCVEGASLAVLGFAAVAALTAFGHVHEEYLDHYALLFVALAAGGLWPFRTPSSLAVRALAGAAAIAYFLGTSPGERGFSALLREAETGYSALLRGPEVALALWRADAFPALRTFAFDVAIVGMYLLALRPLRRLGVFWVFLAFVLVGVGEAYLGFSGEAFGLSEPRFALSLVGAAVLYLLSSAEGLRLLVPRRAFLAFFTFLLLGASVLGTAAALPKPPPAWDDPWPALTQRFARAGRASAPGTLAAVHPLGGPFVAYGEVHATASLPAGAPVPTRWRTAAYDVYTGRDWEVAPDPPAAPLLAAPAGPGVDVEIVARLRDVPVPGVLERPYASFEGAEHLLYLLGRGSWQGVPVGVPYAIRAFLYTPEFEEAPLTRASPRSSTIPPSTSLELPQDLPSSVRELAARLRREALGADRPPKNAQEAWRVARRVQTYLRDEGNFTYETWDVPFLRPGEDYVAEFLFTTRRGYCEHFASSAVVLLRAAGVPARFAVGYGPGEVTADTQGVRVVLRDRDAHAWAEVYLEGLGFVPLEVTPGMQRPEALPASTEEFLPHPSTSAPAPPPENGKDLQGSGASEGGNLSSPAPAQPAAFAVPGLLALLLGLTAGVVFGRRRRKMRLSPLDREALRRRYIRALWIAGMCGGRRERGETVGAYAARLPQGAVEESFRRLTQAYLAAYYGPPSPGDSDFLAREREFAASVRRHLLRCLWQGIRRAVPSRPRSLSSEGP, via the coding sequence ATGACTTCTCCGACTCCCTTTCGGCGCTCTTCTCTCCTTTGCGCCCCGGAAGCTTGGGCGTTTTCCTGCGTGGAAGGGGCCTCCCTCGCGGTTTTGGGGTTTGCGGCCGTCGCCGCGCTCACCGCCTTCGGACACGTGCACGAGGAGTACTTGGACCACTACGCGCTTCTCTTTGTCGCCCTTGCCGCCGGCGGGCTCTGGCCTTTCCGGACCCCCTCTTCGCTTGCGGTTCGAGCTTTGGCCGGTGCGGCGGCGATTGCCTACTTCTTGGGGACGTCCCCGGGAGAACGGGGGTTTTCCGCCCTCCTTCGCGAGGCGGAGACGGGGTATTCCGCGCTCCTCCGAGGTCCGGAGGTCGCCCTCGCGCTCTGGCGGGCGGACGCATTCCCGGCGCTCCGTACGTTCGCGTTCGACGTCGCGATCGTAGGGATGTATCTCCTGGCCCTCCGCCCTCTCCGCCGTTTGGGCGTGTTCTGGGTGTTCCTCGCGTTCGTTCTCGTGGGCGTTGGCGAGGCGTACCTCGGGTTTTCCGGAGAAGCCTTCGGGCTTTCCGAACCGCGGTTTGCCCTTTCTCTCGTCGGCGCGGCCGTGCTCTACTTGCTTTCTTCGGCCGAGGGGTTGCGGCTCCTCGTTCCCCGTCGGGCCTTTCTCGCGTTTTTCACGTTTCTCCTTCTCGGGGCGAGCGTGTTGGGCACCGCCGCAGCGCTCCCCAAACCTCCGCCCGCGTGGGACGACCCGTGGCCCGCGCTCACGCAGCGCTTTGCCCGTGCGGGGCGAGCCTCTGCGCCGGGAACGCTCGCCGCGGTTCACCCCTTGGGCGGTCCCTTCGTGGCCTACGGCGAGGTGCATGCAACGGCCTCGCTCCCTGCCGGTGCCCCGGTTCCGACGCGCTGGCGCACCGCCGCCTACGACGTCTACACGGGGAGGGACTGGGAAGTCGCGCCCGACCCACCTGCCGCCCCCCTTCTCGCCGCGCCGGCAGGCCCCGGCGTCGATGTGGAGATCGTCGCCCGCCTGAGGGACGTTCCCGTACCCGGCGTGCTCGAGCGTCCGTACGCCTCGTTTGAGGGCGCCGAGCATCTCCTCTACCTCCTCGGGCGCGGGTCGTGGCAGGGGGTCCCCGTAGGCGTGCCGTACGCCATCCGCGCCTTCCTCTACACGCCGGAATTCGAGGAGGCTCCCCTTACAAGGGCGTCCCCGCGTTCCTCGACCATCCCGCCGTCGACTTCTCTCGAACTCCCCCAAGACCTTCCTTCCTCCGTTCGCGAGCTGGCCGCCCGCCTGAGGCGCGAAGCCCTTGGAGCGGATCGGCCGCCGAAGAACGCCCAGGAAGCGTGGCGCGTCGCTCGGCGCGTGCAGACCTACCTTCGGGACGAGGGAAACTTTACCTACGAGACGTGGGACGTCCCCTTTCTCCGTCCGGGTGAAGACTACGTGGCGGAGTTCCTCTTCACGACGCGCCGCGGGTACTGCGAGCACTTCGCCTCCTCTGCCGTCGTCCTCCTTCGGGCGGCCGGAGTTCCTGCCCGCTTTGCCGTGGGGTACGGTCCTGGAGAGGTGACCGCCGACACCCAGGGGGTGCGCGTCGTCCTGCGCGACCGCGACGCCCACGCGTGGGCGGAAGTGTACCTCGAAGGGCTGGGGTTTGTCCCCCTCGAGGTGACCCCCGGGATGCAGCGGCCCGAAGCGTTGCCGGCGTCCACGGAAGAGTTTCTGCCGCATCCCTCGACTTCCGCGCCCGCTCCGCCTCCGGAAAACGGGAAGGATCTGCAGGGTTCCGGAGCATCCGAGGGAGGGAACCTTTCCTCCCCCGCGCCCGCGCAGCCGGCCGCCTTTGCGGTACCCGGGTTGCTCGCCCTCCTCCTCGGCCTCACGGCGGGAGTCGTCTTCGGTCGCCGCCGAAGGAAAATGCGCCTGTCCCCTCTCGATCGGGAAGCGCTTCGGCGGAGGTACATTAGGGCTCTCTGGATCGCGGGCATGTGCGGCGGGCGACGGGAGCGCGGGGAGACCGTGGGAGCATACGCCGCTCGCTTGCCTCAAGGGGCCGTAGAAGAGTCGTTCCGGCGCCTGACGCAGGCGTACCTTGCCGCTTACTACGGACCGCCGTCCCCAGGAGATTCGGACTTTCTCGCGCGGGAGCGGGAGTTCGCGGCGAGCGTGCGCCGCCACCTCCTGCGCTGCCTGTGGCAAGGCATCCGCCGCGCCGTCCCTTCTCGCCCTCGGTCTTTGTCTTCCGAGGGGCCGTAA
- a CDS encoding MoxR-like ATPase, which produces MDKPERATEGVETAFSALFAQVERVYYGHREVLELLFAALLAEGHVLVEDVPGVGKTTLLRAFARVLGLSFARVSFTPDLLPADLTGYVYLSPRGETEFRRGPIFAHVLLADELNRASPRTQAALLEAMEERRVTVEGRTHPLPRPFFVLATQNPVELEGTYPLPEAELDRFLLRLRLGYPPPAAERTLLTREPPSPEDLPEMLNAEALSAHIARARAVYLSEAVADYIVALARRTRAHPRVLLGVSPRGSLSLARLARAWAYLRGREYVLPEDVQGLLPHAWGHRILLADETNPQEAVRDLLAEVVRSTPLPEERRR; this is translated from the coding sequence ATGGACAAGCCGGAGCGTGCGACGGAGGGGGTGGAAACGGCGTTTTCCGCCCTTTTCGCCCAGGTGGAACGAGTCTATTACGGGCACCGCGAGGTGCTCGAACTCCTCTTTGCCGCTCTTCTCGCCGAAGGTCACGTCCTTGTGGAGGACGTACCCGGGGTGGGGAAGACGACGCTCCTTCGCGCTTTTGCCCGGGTCCTGGGCCTTTCGTTTGCGCGCGTGTCCTTCACTCCCGACCTCCTTCCCGCAGACCTCACGGGGTACGTATACCTCTCTCCTCGAGGGGAGACGGAGTTTCGTCGAGGTCCGATCTTCGCCCATGTCCTCCTCGCCGACGAGCTGAACCGCGCTTCGCCGCGGACGCAGGCGGCTCTCCTCGAGGCGATGGAGGAGCGGCGGGTTACGGTAGAAGGAAGGACGCACCCTCTCCCGCGTCCGTTCTTCGTCCTCGCCACGCAAAATCCCGTAGAGCTCGAGGGGACATACCCGCTCCCGGAGGCGGAGCTCGACCGCTTTCTCCTTCGCCTTCGTCTCGGCTACCCTCCGCCCGCCGCGGAGCGGACCCTCCTTACCCGCGAGCCCCCGTCTCCGGAAGACCTTCCCGAAATGTTGAACGCCGAAGCGTTGTCGGCGCACATCGCCCGCGCCCGCGCCGTGTACCTTTCCGAGGCCGTGGCCGACTACATCGTCGCACTCGCCCGGAGGACGAGGGCGCACCCTCGGGTCCTTCTGGGGGTGAGCCCGCGGGGGAGTTTGAGTCTTGCGCGCCTCGCGCGGGCGTGGGCCTACCTCCGGGGGCGCGAGTACGTTCTTCCGGAGGACGTACAGGGGCTTCTCCCGCACGCCTGGGGGCATCGGATTCTCCTCGCGGACGAAACGAATCCGCAGGAAGCCGTTCGAGACCTTCTCGCGGAGGTCGTCCGTTCGACTCCCTTACCGGAAGAACGGCGGCGCTGA
- a CDS encoding Integral membrane protein, with product MELFLMLLGFTFASSIDNYAVAITYGLRRVKIPLASNFLIAGVAFLFTAAGMSFGLFLKEVLPDLLPTVLGAAILGILGLRVVLLAWPRNRRTGKKNRGKGGPGIWPSLEGVFLAPESVDRDGKQVIGWGEAVLLGIALSANALTNGVSAGLFGLPVFLLSTLTALGSFVSVWLGVLSGKTVARVRVGPFTVGQFGTILSGALLLLIAFFALVD from the coding sequence GTGGAGCTCTTCCTCATGCTCCTCGGGTTTACCTTTGCTTCGAGCATCGACAACTACGCCGTAGCGATCACCTACGGCCTCCGCCGCGTGAAGATCCCCCTGGCCTCGAACTTCCTCATCGCCGGGGTCGCCTTCCTCTTTACCGCCGCGGGAATGTCCTTCGGCCTCTTCCTCAAGGAGGTGCTCCCCGACCTCCTCCCCACCGTGCTGGGAGCGGCCATCCTCGGGATTCTCGGCCTCCGCGTCGTCCTCCTCGCCTGGCCCCGAAACCGGCGGACGGGTAAGAAAAACAGGGGGAAAGGTGGCCCGGGAATTTGGCCTTCCCTTGAAGGCGTCTTCCTCGCCCCGGAAAGCGTGGACCGCGACGGCAAACAGGTCATCGGGTGGGGAGAAGCGGTTCTCCTCGGGATAGCCCTCTCGGCGAACGCCCTGACGAACGGCGTGAGCGCGGGCCTTTTCGGACTTCCGGTGTTCCTCCTCTCCACGCTCACGGCATTGGGCAGTTTCGTGAGCGTTTGGCTCGGCGTGCTCTCCGGCAAGACCGTCGCCCGCGTGCGCGTAGGTCCTTTCACCGTGGGGCAATTCGGTACAATTCTCTCGGGCGCCCTCCTCCTCCTCATCGCCTTCTTTGCCCTCGTGGACTGA
- a CDS encoding Heat shock protein 60 family chaperone GroEL has product MAAKDIRFSEDARRAILRGVDKLANTVKVTLGPKGRNVVLEKKYGSPLITNDGVTIAKEIELKDPFENMGAQLVREVASKTNDVAGDGTTTATILAQAIIREGLKNVAAGANPMVMRRGIEKAVQAAVEELKRIAKPVEGKEAIAQVAAISADDPEIGKLIAEAMEKVGNEGVITVEESKSLQTELEVVEGMQFDRGYISPYMVTNTERMEAELEEPLILITDRKISNIQDILPVLEKVVQAGKPLLIIAEDVEGEALATLVVNKLRGTLLSVAVKAPGFGDRRKAMLEDIAILTGGQVISEELGLELKQARLDQLGRAQRVIVTKDTTTIVGGAGSQEKIQARIKSIKQQIEETTSEFDKEKLQERLAKLAGGVAVIRVGAATETELKEKKARIEDALNATRAAVEEGIVPGGGVALISAIHAVEKVQAAGDELTGVRIVLKALEEPAKQIAANAGEEGAVVVERMKKEKPGIGYNAATGEWVDMIQAGIIDPVKVTRSALQNAASVAMMVLTTEAAVVELPEKEEKSTPTPPDMDF; this is encoded by the coding sequence GTGGCGGCCAAGGACATTCGCTTTTCCGAGGATGCCCGTCGGGCGATCCTGCGGGGTGTGGACAAACTCGCGAATACGGTGAAGGTCACGCTCGGGCCTAAGGGGCGGAACGTCGTCTTGGAGAAGAAGTACGGTTCTCCCCTCATCACAAACGACGGCGTGACGATCGCCAAGGAGATCGAGCTCAAGGACCCCTTTGAAAACATGGGCGCCCAGCTCGTCCGCGAAGTCGCCTCTAAGACGAACGACGTGGCCGGCGACGGGACGACGACGGCGACGATCCTCGCCCAGGCGATCATCCGCGAAGGTCTCAAGAACGTCGCCGCGGGAGCCAACCCCATGGTCATGCGCCGCGGAATCGAAAAGGCAGTGCAGGCGGCGGTCGAAGAGCTGAAGCGCATCGCGAAGCCCGTAGAAGGGAAGGAAGCGATCGCTCAGGTGGCGGCGATCTCCGCCGACGACCCGGAGATCGGGAAGCTCATCGCCGAGGCGATGGAGAAAGTCGGGAACGAAGGCGTGATCACCGTAGAGGAGTCCAAGAGCCTCCAGACCGAGCTCGAAGTCGTGGAAGGAATGCAGTTCGACCGCGGGTACATCTCCCCCTACATGGTGACGAACACGGAGCGGATGGAGGCCGAGCTCGAGGAGCCGCTCATCCTGATCACGGACCGCAAGATCTCCAACATCCAGGACATCCTCCCCGTGCTCGAAAAGGTCGTCCAGGCCGGAAAGCCGCTCCTCATCATCGCCGAGGACGTGGAGGGCGAGGCGCTGGCGACGCTCGTCGTGAACAAGCTGCGCGGCACGCTCCTCTCCGTCGCCGTCAAGGCTCCGGGCTTCGGCGACCGGCGTAAGGCGATGCTGGAGGACATCGCGATCCTCACGGGCGGCCAGGTGATCTCCGAGGAGCTCGGGCTCGAGCTCAAGCAGGCGCGCCTCGACCAGCTCGGCCGCGCGCAGCGCGTGATCGTTACGAAGGACACGACGACGATCGTCGGCGGTGCGGGTTCGCAGGAGAAGATCCAGGCGCGGATCAAGTCGATCAAGCAGCAGATCGAGGAGACGACTTCCGAATTCGACAAGGAGAAGCTCCAGGAGCGCCTGGCGAAGCTCGCGGGAGGCGTGGCGGTCATCCGCGTAGGTGCCGCTACGGAGACGGAGCTCAAGGAAAAGAAGGCGCGCATCGAGGACGCCCTGAACGCCACGCGCGCTGCCGTCGAGGAGGGAATCGTTCCCGGCGGTGGGGTCGCGCTGATCAGCGCGATCCACGCCGTGGAAAAGGTCCAGGCCGCGGGCGACGAGCTCACGGGCGTGCGGATCGTCCTCAAGGCGCTCGAAGAACCCGCCAAGCAGATCGCCGCCAATGCGGGTGAGGAAGGCGCGGTCGTGGTGGAGCGGATGAAGAAGGAAAAGCCGGGCATCGGGTACAACGCCGCGACCGGCGAGTGGGTGGACATGATCCAGGCGGGGATCATCGACCCCGTAAAGGTCACGCGTTCTGCGCTGCAAAACGCCGCTTCCGTAGCGATGATGGTCCTCACCACGGAAGCCGCTGTGGTCGAACTTCCCGAAAAAGAAGAGAAGTCCACGCCCACGCCGCCGGACATGGACTTCTGA